In Zingiber officinale cultivar Zhangliang chromosome 1A, Zo_v1.1, whole genome shotgun sequence, the DNA window AAGATATTAAACTCATTTGATAaagttataatattaattaacagAAATTTGAGCCTTAGAACAAAACACGATGAGAAATAACTAACATGATTATTTGTGATGGTTTAATGTCAGGGCAAAAAACTAGTActtaaaacaataaataaaaacatatcattagataatttttagtttttctttctaaAATCTTTTATGATATTTCTCTTATAATCAATATTTATCCCATGCACCTAAATGACTATGAAATTTCAAACAGTAGACTGCCATCACTTTTTCCTATTTTATCTATTAGTTAACATGCACTAATCATATTCGATATCACAGAGGTAAACGATATAACTAGCCTGTCTCTGTAATGCAATTAATGACTGACAATGCAAGTGTGTTCGCCATCAAGCACCGTCATCATGAATTATCTCATAACCAATCAGAACTAAGTAAGCAGCTAAGACATTCTTCTAGAATCTAGACTAAGTGAATTGCCAGTTCACCACCTATTTGCTTCATGCAAATCCTGTCTTTTGGTTTGTATCTTTCATGTGAATTTTGATAACCTTGTTAATCCTCTTAAAGAATAACACAATGACTGCAAACCAAACCTAGACTACAAAGTACAAGCAATAATAATGATCCAAAGTTTGAATGCTTATAAGTGAGAGGAAAATAACATCGATACTACCCAGGGAAAAGATGGCATCAACAACCCAACAGCTTCATATGATTCCTCTTAATTATGATTCCTTTGTCCATAACATCCTAACCAGGATTGCAAAGTCACTGCATGATGCTAACTAAAATGAACATGACCCATGCTTATATTGACTCTGTAGATATTCTCTATATATCTATAGTTCAGAAACCAGTTTTCAAGGAAAGGAAAGATAGATGTACTGGTCATCACTGAATTTTCTGGAAATCAACTAATTATGCTATAGTGTTCAGTATATCTATATTCTCTTACCTTGACAATGCTGAAACATATATAATCCCTTTCTTATAAGCAATAGGAAGGGAAAATTCACCTTCACTCTGTGTCACACATGAAGGTTAGCTCCTCAGAACTGCCAAAAAGAATGAAGATATGAGAAATTTTACACTAACAATGCAAAAAGGGCAAACATCTATAGTTTAGTTCCTCATTGTCCAAATGGCTTTGTATGGTGGAAGTTGTTGCCAAGGTCCTACTTTTGCTTCATTGGGGCTTGCTTCCCCGTACAATATCAAAGAATAAGAGGCTTTGGAAATTAGTCTATTACaagaatgaattagattcatatgGTGATTCATGTATCTATGGCTCTGTTATTGTTGCTTTCTGAACTAAAACTTGCTCATTCCTTGACTCAGTGGAGCAGCTCAGAAAATCCCTATAAAAGTTTTGATAGATCTATAATAacactaatgaaaagaaaaacacttCATAAGAAACAAGATCTATGGAAGAGATTCTCTTTGACCAATTTCAGGACTATACTTCAATATTTCCCTGAATTATACTAAATGACAAAAAGAACATTGAAAAAACTACTAGGGTTATCTATTTCTCTCTTCTTCATTTTTTGTTTTGTTAGCAAGATTTAGTTCAAAGTTAGACCGACGGAGTCTGTAattctcatactactaaagaCATCGTTCCACTTGTTCACAAGAACATTGAATCAATGAAGTCCAGCTGGATTCTTTTTAGTTTCTCTATCAAGCAAGGATAAAATAAGCCCTTTTAAATTCTCCCTGCAACCTTTGCTACTTGGAAAGTCTCTCTGACTCATGGACTAAAGTAAATCGATTGTAAACGCAGAAACTACACAGTGGCATTACCTCGAACGCTGAACGGAAAACCTTCTTGGTGCGGTGAAACAGAGAGAGATTCCCTCTGCAAGAGTGTATGTGCTGGAACTGGTCAATGCCGAGCTTGCGAGTGACCTAGCCGAACTGGATGTAGACGAAATCGGAGTAGGGGAGGTCGACCTTGATGTAGCTGACGCCATACCAGATGAGATAGCTCCGAATCTGGACACCCTCGAGGTTGGAGACGGAGTCGTAGCCGAGGAAGCCAGACACGCGCGGGGCGTAGTAGATGACGTACTCGAAGTCGACGTAGCACTCTCCGTAGAGATCGATGACGAAGTAGCCGTTGGAAGCTTCGGAGAAAGACTTGACGGTGTCGGGGAGGATGCCGGGAGGGAGGTTGTACTCCTGGAGGATGTCGTAGACAGTGGAGCTGTTAGACGGCAAGGCCGATGATTGGGCAGTCACCGCCGCGGAGAgggaggaagggaagaagagagaaaggaggaggaggagggaggaggacatGGCGATCGGGAAGGAGAAACCCGACGGATTTGGGAAGGCAAGAACAAAAATGGTCTATTTTCAGGGAAACCCGACGGATTTGGGACAAAAAACAAGTGTTGTGGAAAAAAAAGCATACCAAAATGCGAAGAAGGcttcctcttctcacccaaaggaggagttggaggagatgcagtGTGATTGGACGTAGAAGCAAGGGcatgatcctgatcgggagaggaaggggcataaggggaagagggagatgaggttgagagagatggtcggaggtttaggtttaggtttagactgagagagatggtcggatgaaGGGGcgggatataggtttaggtttggagggaacttcatagtgttgcaaattttggcaagtgcgaaaattaaaatattttattttagtttattaacatcggattttaaaaacagctgttaaaatcgatgtctattaacgaaaaaaaaggcgctcatagacatcgccgaaaaaaccgatgtctatgagcgaaaatctgcgcacatagacaccggtttttggaaaaatcggtgtaaaatactcaaagacatcggtttttgcttaaaatcgttgttgttccaccgatgtctatgagagtttttgttgtagtgaggggactagcaactggaactctctcctgacagcatcaacctgaaatagcaacggaggagggtgtgagtccaacactcagcaggtacaactgatatacatagtaaggaaataacaactaacactaatcatgcgtacagtctcctgatgtaatgaAGGTAAATGTAAACTGAAATAaccaggagaatactgtactaaccaggatctggtacaaggataaacagtacGAGAGATatagaaatcttgtatgcatgtcaagcatgggcatacaactaatatgcagcaaacacaatcacaagaaataaatacatcaatgcgtatgatgccaatgcagtcatggtcacccctgatgccagtcagccatctcacacacaatggtgggaccgagtgggtagggctgtgacaaccgtgcaccctGTATCtcatgatgagtgaccgagtggacgggatgctgtcggagtacacacatactcctaccccaaatcataaatgggggagcgcaatgctctcatctcccggtgcatCATGACAggaagggatccctgacgtgctaccacgctgcgtcacactacccatgagtggaccaacggagcaccgaacagagcaaaactgacgtgataccacgctgcgtcacgctacccatgagcgtcacaatggagcaccgaacagtgatgaaactggcaatgtgctcgacaataatggatcaatctatcacacagcatgcaatcatgcgaatggtgcatgacactaagcatggtaatatactgaaccaaatctatatacttatatgatgtgcaccatagttaataaatcgtatcaagggtacacaaatcagataaggtatcacacctaggtcctgaacatggtgaagcatggttatatcactacccttataagcatgtataatcaggtaagtaataacatgagatgcaaaacaagcaatcaaccaagcatgtaacaggtatcgggtagtgactaactgaagcaaataagaaacataattattgctatttgttaaattcaataCTAGGCATATCatagacataaagtcaaaagtacccgcctccgataagaaatggtccaatccgataatcgagatactcgtctcgcgtcaaggtcctgtatattaaacataaggtctagtttagctaattctatcatacacaattagccaaactaaattctaatccaatttaagaagttctaaattggatccaactaatccatccaacacaattaatgaaccctaatcaacacataacaatctattTCTATAATATACCTCAACTACAGTCGTTGTGGCTCAATAGCAAAGATCATTGCTGTTGGAAGGGTTGCTACTGGAACAAGATTACCCCATAGTACAGAATAGAACCTCTCCTCAATTCTTTGCCTCCTGTGGATCAACAGCAAGGATCGTGGCTACAGGACACAGGGTGGCTGCTGGACTAAAGGTACTCCACAGCAAAACCCCCCCTGCTGGAAACTTCACTGCCCTTTCTCTCAAATCTCGTGACCTTGATCCACAGCAAGGAAAGGGGATCATAAACAGAATGAAGGTTACTGCCAAACAAGAACCTAATTCCGACTAACttaccttcttcctctccactggcTGGAGGTGATCAAGAATCTGGCTGTCGGTAGTGGCGCGCAAGGACAAATCTAGGGCACTGCACAAACTAGCAATTTCGTGTGCCTGGCTTCTGGCAATTGATCATAGCCAAGAATGAACGGACGATAACCGAGTCAGACCTGGGCAGCCGGTGCAGGTGAGAAATCCTCGCGCTAGTGCTCGACGAGGATGCAGATCACAAGTCGCAGGCGCGGTGGGGGCGGCAGCAGTGATTAGGGCATGGGAAAATCGGCGACACTACTGACCATAGAATAAGAGGAAGAAGCGGCGGCGCcagcgctagggcagaggcgacCGGTGTCGGTGTGTTCCCGATCTCAGCGGCGGAGACAAACAGAGTAAGCGTCTGAGTCGCCGGCGGTAGTGGGAATAGAGCGTCGCgagggaggaagaaaaggaatcGGCACTAGGGCTTCGACTTTGTATGTGTGGGAGGAGGAAATCGCGCCGCTtgcggttagggcaagccgtcggCACGCGCGGAGGGGAAAAGGGAGGATTCGGCGAAAAcacagaaaagaaataaagaaaagaagaaaaagaaataaaaaggaaaagaaaacttttcctcgttaaaatgaggtagcctaaataggcttttccggaccctgtttttatccccgttaatgtaacgacccaattttccctatttcaagttccaaatgtccataaaaatatttggaaatacttttaaaacattctagagatttttaggaatttttagagtatttttatataatttttggaggtcgtttaatagggttacaaaaagaaagaagttttgataaaaaacgttgaaggtgagattcgaacccacgacctcgggtcggactga includes these proteins:
- the LOC122001330 gene encoding uncharacterized protein LOC122001330, translating into MSSSLLLLLSLFFPSSLSAAVTAQSSALPSNSSTVYDILQEYNLPPGILPDTVKSFSEASNGYFVIDLYGECYVDFEYVIYYAPRVSGFLGYDSVSNLEGVQIRSYLIWYGVSYIKVDLPYSDFVYIQFG